DNA sequence from the Vicia villosa cultivar HV-30 ecotype Madison, WI linkage group LG3, Vvil1.0, whole genome shotgun sequence genome:
CACATTTCATGTTCCTTTTCATTTCCAAACAATAACAATATCAGTTATACACATGTTATTAACCATATCATTCtcaatttttttgtaaaattGTATGAAACAGGAGGAAATGGAGTTCCTGGTAAGTGATGATCGCGTGGACCGACATGGCAAGGTTGCTGATAAGCGAACAACGGGAGGATGGAAGGCTGCTCCGTACATCATAAGTACGAAACACAATATTATGATAGAATAGAATCACAATGTAGATATAATGTTTGTAatgtttgatgatgtttttgTTTTTCCAGTGAATGAGGTGATAGAGAGGTTGGCCTTCTTTTCGATAGCTGTGAACATGACACGTTACTTGGTTGTCGAAATGCATCAATCGATTCCGGATTCTGCTACTCATGTCACGGACTGGATTGGAGCTGCTTATGTACTCACTCTTCTCGGAGCCTTTCTAGCTGATGCTTATTTGGGTCGCTTCAAAACCATTATTGTTTTTTCTTCCATCTATGCCGTGGTAACTATATTTTACTTACTAGTCTTTAAAAGAAACTCAAGTTTAAACTTATAAAATATCATCACAGTCATTGTTTGACTGTGATTGATTCATGTCACAAACATGAATCAACCACATGTTTCACAGTCATTGTTTGACTGTAATTGATTCATGTCACAGACATGAATCAACTACAGTCAAACAATGAATGTTTAATGAAGATTCTAATATTATTTTGTATATTATGTTATAGGGAATGCTTATGCTGACAATTTCAGCCTCAGTTGACACATTACGCCCACAAAAAAGCAAAGAAGCTAGTCAATACCAATTGGCATTCTTATTCTGTGCACTTGGCCTCGTTGCGTTAGGCACAGGAGGAATCAAACCATGTGTATCATCTTTCGGAGCTGATCAATTCGACGAAGGAGATGAAAAAGAAGTTGTGATGAAATATTCATTCTTCAATTGGTTTTATTTCGCCATCAACATGGGCGCACTTCTTGCTATTACCATATTGGTTTATATACAAGACAGAGTAGGATGGAGTTGGGGTTTCGGAATACCAACCGTTACTACAGTTTTGTCTATCGTTGTTCTAGCTCTAGGTATTAAGTATTATCGTTTTCAAAAACCAATGGGAAGCCCTTTTACTAGGTTTCTTCAAGTTATTGTAGCATCCGTAAAGAATCATCAAAGAGGAGTAGTCGTAGAAGATGAAACTCATCTATATGAGGTCGAGACCACACATTCTGATATTGTTGGCGCTCGCAAGCTTCCTAGGACTCTACAATACAAGTTAGTTAATACTGAATAAAAATTATAGTATATATATAGATCAGATACATCAATTATTCGATACTGAAACAaattattgttgcaggttttttgACAAAGCCGCGATTGTAACCAAAAAAGACAATATTAAAGACAGATGGAACGTATGCACGGTGACACAAGTCGAAGAATTCAAATCATTCGTCAAAATCCTTCCGGTGTGGGCTGCTACAATTGCACTAGCAATTTCTTTTGCTCAAATGTCAACCTTTTTTACAAGTCAAGCCAACATCATGAACCGAAAACTAGGTAAGTTTGAAATTCCAACAGGCTCTATTCCTGTTTTTGGCGCCATCAACGGCCTCATACTAGTCCCATTCTACGAGCGATGCATAATCCCAGTTCTCAAGAGATTCACCGGCCACCACCGTGGCATCACATCGTTACAACGAATGGGAGTTGGCCTTTTCATCTCAATCATCGCTATGGCTTCCGCTGCATTACTTGAAATGACAAGACGCGAAAAATACCCGCGACTACATAGCATGAGTGTCTTTTGGTTAGTACCTCAGTTTTTTCTAATGGGTGCTGCAGAGGTTTTTACCTATGTCGGACAATTAGAGTTTTTCTATGATGAAGCAACGGACGGAACAAAGAGTATTAGTAGCGCGATGTTTTTGAGTACTATTGGAATTGGAAGTTGGTTGAGTACCGCGATAGTTAAGATTGTTATCGCTACAAGTGGAGGAGAAGCGAAAGGATGGTTAAGGAATGATCTTAATAAAAGCAGGTTGGATGGGTTCTACTGGATACTGGCAGTTATCAATGCTATCAATTTATTGGTTTATTTGATGGTCGCGATACGTTACAAAGGGAAGGATTCGGCGGTTGTGAGAACTGAGAACATTGTTGAACTCAGCAAAGATCAAGACATGGAACCATGAAGGAATGGTTGATCTGTTGTTGTAAAACTATGTTTCTGTTATGTGAAACTATATTTGTTTGTAAccaattaaattatgaaaatttattttattgcCTATAAACTGCAGAAATAAAAGAGGAATGTCTTGTTTCAAATAAAAAGTTTGATTATCATTTTTTTGGTTTGATAGAAACTCCATAACTTTAGAGATATATGATAGTGTTTCTACATCactttgaagaaaaaattaatgaaaatgaCAAATGATGGAGATCTTGAACTTCATTGATTTCTTATCCGTTCTGTGTTTGTTCCAAAATTCATTTTAAGGAAAATTCTTTTATTGTGGActtttgatccgctgtcgcgcgcgggtcaaaaacgagtattttgtaaaacgtagtacagcgacaatggctcgagtcgtatcgcaaggattcttgattttattaactaaaagcaaagTCGAAATTAGGGGGGATTGGTTTAGGTTCGAATCAGAAAAAGTGCTTAAAAAAAGTGATTCtaaaaataagttgttttgaaataagtgattaaaatgcAAACGAATTCACTGCTTCGGGTTCTACTTATCATCGATTGATACAACTACGATCTCTATCCTATTTGAACACAATATCATTCAACAAGTGTGATCGACATCGTAAGATATATATTCCTATTGTCGGATTAAGCAAACAATGatcatataatattattgaaaggaatagaattcTATTTGTAGTTATAACAATCTCAAAGTATTGAACCTGAATACAGTAAATCCGTCCAGAAGGTTTAGTTCTCCATAGTCAATCGTACAAGCTTGGTTTTTTTCGTGAATAGTGATAGATGCTCcagtaccgcggctgctaccctaaggggaaagagtacaacccgttttacaatccaactgggtcaaacatatgacccagacccaaaactaattgactcgaaacttaactaaaactagtgctgcaacttcaacgaattttctggcccttctacagtccgattctgacttcgactccaacataagaattgtagctctttctcttagctttccgtcgattattataacgcctcaatcggactcctaaaactccagttatgatcgtttccgtgcagactgttaaagctgaaaattaaatacgaaaatcaaataacaataaaaataaattaaaatataaaaaacattataaaatacaaaaataagacaaacaaaccatggaaatgtataagtacaaccgtagagaaatgtacatcaaaatgcactgatcaacttTCGTGATGGAGATCTAAACCTCTCCAAAATTGAAACTCTTGATTTCATTTTAAATTAGATGACCCTCAACTAAAACTATTTCTCTTTCTTGATCTATTTTTTCATTTTAGATtcttttatttctgtttttttaaaGCATTGACTTTTTTTCCCTCCTTTCTCATGGAACTCATGTTCTTCTAGAAGCTTAAACTCTGAATTTTTCTTTTAGCTGCATCATGAATTCTTATACAATGTAACAGTCTAGAAGGGAGATAATAAATTGACcagttaaatttttttgtttatttaaaaaagatTAGAGTTTAAAATTGTTTGCGCGTGGCAGAGGCACAATGCCTATAAAGTATACTTTTaaacagaatatatatatatatatatatatatatatatatatatatatatatatatatatatatatatatatatatatatatatatatatatatatatatatatatatatataggggtggCCTTGAGCACaggctcgcggggcgggagcccagggccccataattttaggggcaccaaaaaatatattttcccgatatatatatatatatatatatatatatatatatatatatatatatatatatatatatatatatatatatatatatatatatatatatatatatatatatataaaaaaattgaaagagagtTTTCTATTATAAAAGTACTTGCTtgaattttttgtgtgatataaagaattaaaatagtgatatagagaatattttatattatatataatattactTATGATAGTTTTTGTCACTAGATATCTAGCTGAGCAAAATTTAGCATTTCGTTAAAAAAAATGAGAGGATTAATATGGAAAAAATGGAAACTTTATTTCTCTTGTTAAAATGATTTCTAAATGGGATCCTGTCATGCAAAAACATTTTGAAAGTATtaagaataatgaaattaattatcAATATCTTAGTCATAAGATTCAAAATGAATTGATTAACAAGTTAGGTAATGAAGTCAAAAGTGCAATAGTAAAAAAAACCAAAGaagcaaaatatttttctatgatTCTTGATTGTACTCATGATGTAATTCACCAAGAACAAATGACTCCCATTATATGTTTTGTGGATGTTTCTACAAGTCCAATAAAAATTGAAGAGTTTTCTCTAGAATTTTTGAAAGTTTATGACACAACACGTCAAGGATTGTTTGAAGAATTACAAAATGTATTGAAAACTCTTGGTCTAGATATTAATAATGTGAGAGGACAAGGATATGATAATGGATCAAACATGAAAGATAAATATCAAGGTGTACAAAGAAAATTATTAGATGTTAACCCTAGAGCATTATACATAACATGTGGTTGTCATAGCCTTAACTTGACACTTTGTGATATTGCAAATTCTTGTACTAAagctaaagatttttttttagttttacaaCATATTTATACTGTATTTTCTCATTCGACAAAACGTTGGTAAATTCTTAGAGACAATGCGAAAGGTTAATTTATTAAGTCATTGTCACAAACACGTTGAGAAAGTCATGTGAATATTGTATATGCAATTAAATCTCAAAAAACACTACTTCAACTAGTTGTACAAGATAAtgatcccaaaattaagagtgaagcTAAATCTTTAGCAACTCATGAAATTGAAAACTTGAAATTTTTGGTAGCTatgattatttggtttgaattgttaaCTGTTGTTgatgaaattagcaaaagtttgCAAAAAAAGACATGTATATTGATGTGGCTATAAAACTagtaaaaattttgaaaaagtatttgaaaaaatatatagagaagaagaagaataataagtctctttatagtagtttatgttttgatgttttttttttttttttaataatcaatggTATATTATAATTTGTACTCAAGGTACACCCAACAATACATTTACAGAAGCAAAAGATCTATCCTTCAAGACAGAAGCAACATCATATGCAACCTATcaaagatccatacttgtattctttttgtacaatgtcaaatgaaaatgtttttttttcaattatttcttttatctttatgtatttattgtttaaaaaaattataggggcatcacttttttgattcgcccaaggcacccaaattcaaaggaccggccctatatatatatatatatatatatatatatatatatatatatatatatatatatatatatatatatatatatatatatatatatatataaatgtgaaaTTTCAATACAATAAGAATTCTAGAATTACAGCAACAAGAATAATTGAAGTTCTAATCCAACAAAGCTTATAATTATGAACAAAATTGATACAAGGCAATAAAATGTAACCACGTaaaatttctaagaaaaaaaataaaaataaacctaATCATGCAATTTTAATCTAAATTGAGAGAGAGAGCGCGCGCGAGAGTGATGCAAGTTATGTTTGATTACTTAAAGCTAACACTCGTGACCTTTCATAAGGGAATGACGTTCTTCATTCCTTTTGGACAATTTATATCAAAACTATTCCTTCATCAAGGGGTAGTCTTAACAGAGGATGATTTGTCTCCAAAATCAGGGGTGAGAAGTTGAAAGGTGCTAGAAGATATAAAGCCTAAGAAAGATGCCATGCTGGGAAGACTTTGTTTGTGGTTGGAACTTCGCATCATTAGTTCTTCCTCTGACtaatttttgaagtttctttacttgTCTTGTTTAAGCTTTCATCCTATATATCTTTTAAACAGTTATCTGCTTATTTATTGAAATTTTATCCTTTTCTTTCAATCCTTGCTCTTAATATACATTCTTTTTGATTGATGACAAAGGGGAAGAAAAATGTGAATGATTTTGATGTATCTGATTCCTTAATAGAATCCAAATATATGTTTTTTTGTGGGAACTCTGATACTTGAGCTAATTGAATTGTTATATCCATATTTTCTCTAAAGAATTTATGTGCTCAAGACACTTTGATATTATTTCAATTTGGCACATACTCTAATTATTGACACGTTTAACTTTGATTAAGATTTTATGTTCTCAGAGCGAGCTTGCAAACCTCACTCTAATGAGATTGAAATTTTTAATATGTTTGAACCTAGAGGAAGCTTACAAACCTATCTATGTTGTTTTAAACTATTGTGCATCATTCAAATTGATCAAACAATgcacattttttattaaataaaattttctagACTATCAAAATTTTCTAAGTCATACTCTCAAGGAGAATTTGCAAACCTAACTCTGAAGTACTAATGAAAATTTTCGATATTATTCACAAGGGGAGCTTGCAAACCTCACTCTTCTAAAGTTGAAAATTTAATAAGTTTTAAACTCAGAGGGAGCTTACAAACTTAACTATGACGTTTTTAAATATTGTGTGTTTATCTAAAAGAAAATTGTTCATTAAAATATATGGTattgtcatcattaaaaaggggAAAATTGTTGGAACAAGTCTGATTCGTCAACTAATCCttgatgttttgatgataacaagtacatTTGTTTAAAGAAATTTTTTGCTCTCTAATGGTTGTTCAATGTGAAGATCTAGAAGAAAACAACTCTGAATCTGAAGAAGTCAAGTTAAAATGCACCAGAAGATGAAGCCATGCACATGTTGAATCTAGATACTAGCAGAATCTGAACACTGGCGAAGTATGGTGTCATCAAAAGCAAGCAATAATCTAATGTAAGAGAATGACTTTGTACTCAAAGAGTTTCATCAATATTTATTAGAAGACTCAGATTCAAAGGAATAACGTTTGAAAGAAAATCTTAAAGAAGTAGAAAGTAAAATTCAGAACTTGAGTTATCAAGTCAATGCATCGACAAGAATCTATCCAGAAAACATCTATGAAAGATTCTGTCTCTTTATGATTCTGATATCTTAAACTTTGATGAACTTACTCTGATCAAGCTTTATCATATCATATTAAAAGCCTCTGACTCAAAGAAGTTAAGTGTGGAGAAGGAAATACATCTAACCTCTGATCAAGCTTCACCAAACTTTATCAGAAGCCTATAGTTCATGATGTTAGCTGTAACAGGAAGAAGTGTGGAAATAATATCAAAGTACAACATCACGTTACTACAATACAACATCCTACCCATAACCCTACATACATATGGATAAAGGAATGTATAATATACTGTTACTGTTCACACGTCTCATCATAGTGCTACTATCGCCACTCTAGTATCTTAATAGTTAACGTCTCAAACAATTATATTTGTTGTGTGGATACTCAATCTCTTTTCTCCAACGGATTTATCTTTCCTTATTTATTTAAAGAGAATCTGTAAGATTGAAAACACAAGAGAGTGTGTGCAACAATGTAGACATACATACACACCAGAGAGTGAGACACATTAAAAAGAAGAAGTTGCACGAAGAAGAAATCTAAAAGGAGAAAAAGGAAAATCACACATGAAAAGgagtaaatctttgaaaaatgagTTAGAAGTGAGAAGGTTACTGAATGCTTACGTGAAACTGAACTTGAAAAAATCACTTACATATAAAacaagaagtgaagaaaatcttcaaagataACGAAGAGAAACACTCAAAAGAATTTATTTTATATCTTTTAAAATGTTGTCCGTTATGCTTAAAACTGTGCGTAATCAACTTTATGAAGCAGTTGGTTAATTTCTTTAAGGGGTCAGTTTGGTCAAAATTCTTGAGAGGTCAGTAACACTTGTTATTGAAGTTTATCTTGAGAGACGAATACTCGAGATGTCATTGACGCTTTTTCTTTGAGTTGAAATTCTTTGAGGGACTAAAGGTTTAGTTAGGATCCTTGAGAAGAAATTAACGGGTAGTCTTTATGGTTGTAATCATGGAATTGATTAATGAATTAAGTCCTTATTAAtaaaagggttaatagtagtttacccccatGTAATAAGAGTGTGTTTCCGTTTAccccccaccgttgccaaaggtagattttggcaacggttttttttgaaaaaatcgttGTCAAAACgtagggaggggggaaaagcaaaattcgctaacattacagggggtgaattactattaacccttaatAAAAATACACGTGtcttttattattgttgtttactTTGTGCATGAGTATTGTTTGATCTTTGGGTGTTTGAAAAGATTTAACTCTATAAACCAAATTCaaccccatttcttgtgtttcatTGAACTTTCGGAAATATCCTTATGTCTTTACAAT
Encoded proteins:
- the LOC131654848 gene encoding protein NRT1/ PTR FAMILY 8.1-like → MEFLVSDDRVDRHGKVADKRTTGGWKAAPYIIMNEVIERLAFFSIAVNMTRYLVVEMHQSIPDSATHVTDWIGAAYVLTLLGAFLADAYLGRFKTIIVFSSIYAVGMLMLTISASVDTLRPQKSKEASQYQLAFLFCALGLVALGTGGIKPCVSSFGADQFDEGDEKEVVMKYSFFNWFYFAINMGALLAITILVYIQDRVGWSWGFGIPTVTTVLSIVVLALGIKYYRFQKPMGSPFTRFLQVIVASVKNHQRGVVVEDETHLYEVETTHSDIVGARKLPRTLQYKFFDKAAIVTKKDNIKDRWNVCTVTQVEEFKSFVKILPVWAATIALAISFAQMSTFFTSQANIMNRKLGKFEIPTGSIPVFGAINGLILVPFYERCIIPVLKRFTGHHRGITSLQRMGVGLFISIIAMASAALLEMTRREKYPRLHSMSVFWLVPQFFLMGAAEVFTYVGQLEFFYDEATDGTKSISSAMFLSTIGIGSWLSTAIVKIVIATSGGEAKGWLRNDLNKSRLDGFYWILAVINAINLLVYLMVAIRYKGKDSAVVRTENIVELSKDQDMEP